The following coding sequences lie in one Arachis hypogaea cultivar Tifrunner chromosome 9, arahy.Tifrunner.gnm2.J5K5, whole genome shotgun sequence genomic window:
- the LOC140175148 gene encoding zinc finger BED domain-containing protein RICESLEEPER 3-like, giving the protein MIKRKFDKYLEEIHGIMGVVAILDPRNKLDGLEYKFARIFEDPNECTRKVERIKQACYELLYEYQKNTSNLSNMSVESTQELRINADEDDDVGYQLYIRQKKKEKSSFVKTEFDHYVEEYVHPLTPDFDILAWWKVNGVRFPTLQKTARDIFAIPVSTVASESSFSTSGRIIATHRGSLHEDTVEALMCNQNWLWAEYYKRGGKPNYQTANEDDDAFSELAEE; this is encoded by the exons ATGATAAAGAGAAAGTTTGATAAGTATTTGGAAGAAATTCATGGCATTATGGGTGTTGTTGCAATTCTAGATCCTAGGAATAAGCTTGATGGGCTTGAATATAAGTTTGCTAGGATATTTGAAGATCCTAATGAATGCACAAGGAAAGTTGAGAGAATCAAACAGGCATGTTATGAGTTACTTTATGAATATCAAAAGAATACATCTAATTTAAGCAATATGTCAGTGGAATCTACACAAGAGCTTAGGATTAATgcagatgaagatgatgatgttggTTATCAATTGTATATTagacaaaagaagaaggaaaaaagttCATTTGTGAAGACCGAATTTGATCACTATGTAGAGGAATATGTTCATCCTTTAACTCCTGATTTTGATATATTAGCTTGGTGGAAGGTAAATGGAGTTAGGTTTCCAACTCTTCAGAAAACTGCAAGAGACATATTTGCCATTCCTGTGTCTACTGTTGCTTCTGAGTCTTCTTTTAGCACAAGTGGCCGTATAATTGCTACTCATCGTGGTAGTCTTCATGAAGATACGGTAGAAGCTCTTATGTGCAATCAAAATTGGTTGTGGGCAGAATATTATAAAAGAg GTGGAAAACCTAATTATCAAACTGCTAATGAAGATGATGATGCATTTTCTGAACTGGCGGAAGAATAA
- the LOC112711089 gene encoding Bowman-Birk type proteinase inhibitor A-II-like: MVAKVALLLFLVGLSATVEAVRLDPSLMLSQVINNIGEASSSSDDNVCCNGCLCDRRAPPYFECVCVDTFDHCPASCNSCVCTRSNPPQCRCTDKTQGRCPVTECRS, translated from the exons ATGGTTGCCAAGGTAGCACTGTTGCTTTTCCTTGTGGGACTTTCAGCCACCGTTGAAGCTGTCCGCCTTGACCCAAGCTTGATGCTCTCACAG GTGATAAACAATATTGGCGAAGCATCATCATCTTCAGACGACAATGTTTGCTGCAATGGCTGTCTATGCGACCGTAGGGCCCCACCATATTTCGAGTGTGTTTGTGTTGACACGTTCGATCATTGCCCTGCGTCTTGCAACTCCTGCGTTTGCACAAGGTCTAATCCTCCACAGTGCCGTTGCACCGACAAAACTCAAGGCCGTTGCCCTGTAACAGAATGTCGTTCTTGA